The genomic interval GCTCTGTGAGGGCGGTGGCCTGTCACCCAGCACAACTGCTGTTGATTGAATACATTGAAAAAGTGTCTCCTCCAAACCCCACTGTTACTTATTTGTGTCACGTTTGCCCCATCGTCACTCGCACATGTGTCCTCTTGCGTGCTGTCTACCCTGTAGCCCTGTCACAGCTGTAACTGAAGGCTTTTCTGTGTGATCCTTGAATTACATCCTCCTTCCTCTGTTGTGACTCCTGGTCAGCACGGACCGAGGACGTGGTTTTTCCCGTACACCTGACACAGTGCTGGGTGGGTGACCTGCCTCTGCTGGCCAGGAAGCCTGTCGGTGGTGTCTCCCCAGTGCCTGTGCTCCAGAGGAGTTGGCAGGTTCTGTAGCGTGAACACAGGCTGGGCGCTGATGTtgtttcctctcttccccaccccccatacaCACAGGCCCCCTTCTGTCTCCAGGACACCATGAACGCCATCGTCGCTCTCTGTCACTTCTGTGAGCTCCACGGCCCCCGCACTCTCTTTTGCACCGAAGTTCTGCACGCCCCACTTCCTCAGGGGGCTGGGAATGGGGACAGCCCTGGGCAGGGCGAACAGGccgaggaggaggaaggtggcaTTCAGATGAGTAGTCGGATCCGCGCTCACAGCCCGGCGGAAGGGGCCAGCGCGGAGTCCAGCAGCCCGGGGCCCAAAAAGTCAGACATGTGCGAGGCAAGTGTCTCTCAGGGTGTTGGAGACGTTTCTTTCTCAACAGGGACTCATGCTGTGTATTTGACCTCCTGGAGAGTGGGCAGGACACCCTGTGGGACTAAGAGCAGTGGACGTGACCTCACGGGAAGGTGTGAGCACGGACCGTTCTTTGTGGGCCCTGTGGAATATGCTTGCTTCTTCTCATGTCCTTTTAGTTCTTTCCCTTCACCCCAGCGTTCGCTTTTTCAGccctcccctctgctgctcatgtcTGCGTGCCAGCCCATCGTAGGCTCCGCTTCCTTCAGTCCAGTGTTCTCGGGCACTTTTCTCGTGGGGTCCTGGCTGTTACTTCTGGTGTCATTTTGTGAGCTCTGGGGAATGAGGTTTAAGTTCCCTCAACAGGCTGCTGCTTTGAGTGACAGCTCTAGGTCGGGACCTGAAACCAGAGGCAGTGTTAGACCTGTCACTGCAGTGTGAACAGGAATCCAACTGCGTGAGCTTGGTTCCACTGGGAAGCAGGTAGCATGCCCAGGATTGCTGTGTTTATTGCTGGAAACACCCGTGAGGAAGCAGAAGGTGGGGAGAGCCTCGCTGCTGTGAACAAGTCTGACAGctgtgaaggagaaggaaggaaagaggagggctGGGCAGACAGAGTCCTTGAGCTGGAATTGCCATGTCCCGCATCTCACGGGAGGGGCTTGCCTCCATACCCTCTTGTGCAGACTCAGGGTGGGGAGAGCCTCCGGGATGCGTGATCTCGGCACCGAGGTGGTGGTGGCTCCGGAGGGGCAGCAGCTGGGGCCACCAGTCGATCTGCTCCACAGCACACGATCTGAGCTTGTGTTCTCAGGCTGCTGCAGCAGCTTGGAAGTCTGGCAACCTCCTGAGGCCCTCACTAAGTGGCTGTGTCAGGACCAAGGACAGaggctggcacatagtatgtgAGCCACTTTGCAGCCCCGAGCCTCAGCTTTGCCTTCAGTAGAATGGGGATTCTCACCGTAATTATCCCATAGGGCTGCGCTTTGGGTTATATGAGATAATGTATGCAGAGCTGTTCATAATACCTGCTCTGTAAGTGCTCAGATTAGACCTCTTATTCACACTCTTGATGATCTTTGTGATCTCTCTGTCCTGGTTTTCCTGTTCAGGAAACATTTGAGATCTTCAGATAAGTACTCTAGAAGCCAgctatttttatatgaaaatagatGGAGTCTTTTGTTCCCATGTGCACAAGAAAGTTTGTTACCTGCTTCCTAATTGGTTCTCTTTTCCTTCGGGGGGGCAGGGCTGCCGGTCACTTGCTGCAGGCCATCCTGGGTATATCAGCCATGATAAAGAGACCTCGATTAAATATGTCAGTCACCAGCACCCCAACCACCCCCAGCTCTTCAGCATTGTTCGCCAGGCCTGTGTGCGGAGCCTGAGCTGTGAGGTGAGCACCATGACTCAGGGGGCACTCTGGGGATATCACACACATCTAAGGTGCCCCGAACAAGTTCAGTACTGGTTACAGTGAGGAAGACAGAGTCCTGCCCTGAAGAGGACGTGGATCAGTGAGTAGGAGCACGGAGCAGCCCCAGGTCTCTAGAACGCCAGAATAGGTTGGGTTGGACCCCAGTTTTCTAAATGGTTGCTAGCTTGTAATTTCAAGCACCAGACTTCTGTTATCTGTTCACTCTTGGTGAATATATTTCTAAGATATTAAGTATTTCTAGGATATTTCATTTACCATATCAGATATCACTTTTTTATTGTCTCTGTCATCATTACAAGCCTTAGTGGTCACCGTGTGCTCTTAGAACCTGCTGAAGGGTAAATCAGTTTGTTCCTTAACTATACCCCGCTGCTGTTTTGATTTCAAGTCTTAGTTCACGTCTTTTGATTTCAAGTTCTTAGTCTATGTTTGTATCTGTCACGAATTCATAATCCCAGTTGTAAAATTTCCCTTTTCCATACTGACTTGAGCAGACACACTGAGCGCCTCTCTCTGTTTTCACTTGACGGTTGCTGTGTGCCTACCTTCAGCTCGTTCCCTCTTTTTGATTTCCTGTTGGCTAATCTGCTAGAAGCAGATGGTTGTGCCAGATAGAATTGTGTATAAAGTAAGAGTGAGTATGTCATGAGGGAGACCTAACTTTTCTCCTATAAATGAAGTATGCAGGTTTCATTGAATGGACCCTACGATGACTATTTTGACCTTCCCCAGTATATTCCAGATGAGTGACAGTTGGAAATTTGAGTCTGGAGTATTTACAGTATTTGAATAGGAGTTATTTATGGCTCAAGGTAGAAAAAAGTCCTGAACCTACTTGCCCTTGCAATCCATGATAACGAACGTGATCTTTAGACAGTTTGATCCCAGGAGCAGATGAAAGCAGTTTTCCTGTCTTGGCCCCCACCTTTCCCACTCTTCCTATGACAGATGCTAGTTTATTAGGCCAGAGAGATAAGTCTGAGGAGGAGGATTTGACTTTGTGTCACTAAAGCCAGCACAGGACTGTGTCCTGGAATGACTGCTGATTTTCACAGGTCTGCCCTGGCCGTGAAGGCCCCATCTTCTTTGGAGATGAGCAGCATGGTTTCGTGTTCAGCCACACTTTCTTCATCAAAGACAGCCTGGCCCGGGGCTTCCAGCGCTGGTACAGCATCATCGCCATCATGATGGACCGGATTTACCTCATCAACTCCTGGCCCTTCCTGCTTGGAAAGATCCGAGGGATCATTGACGAACTTCAGGGCAAAGCACTCAAGGTGACCCCACAGAAAGAGTgggtggcagtgggggaggaACTTCACgccgacggggggggggggggggtcagagcaCGGGTGGATTTATGACCTCTAGGTCTTGGTGGCTGTTGCTCTGTCTGAATCTTCTGCCTTCAGACTCAGGGCTGGTGATGAGCCTCACCGTCAGTCCTGCTTGCTTTACTGGGCTCTCTGGAGTCCGCTGTTGTCCCAGTTCTCCTCCAGCTCTGGCTTCTTTACTGCGGTCGAATGCCCTGGTGTCTCCCTGGTGCCTGTGCTTCCTCTGACCTTCATTTCCGAAGCCTGTCCATTAATCGTGTTGTAGACCCACCACCAGCGTAGGCCTCTAGCTGTGGCATCACGTCTCTCAGGATAGGCTGGGTCATGCTGTGGTAACAGACAGCCCCCGGACCTCGGTGGCTCAAAGCCACAGTTTGGTTTTTGTTCATGTTCTGTGTCCATGGCAGGGAAGTGGGATCTGCTTACTGCAGTCAGCCCAGCAGGCGGACCGCAGCCAAAGGGGAATGTTGCTCGTTTCTCTGCTGGAGGGGTAGATGGTGCCGGAGGGCCTTGTCTCTCTCCGTCATTGCCAGAACTGGGCATgagtaccccccccccaccccccaccccccaccccacaccggGTCCCTCCGTGGAAGCCTCCGTGGGCCTGGGACTGGAAATACTTGCAGAGCAACACTGATGACCACCCCCACACGTGCCACCCGAGTACTGTCAAGTGCCTAATGAGCgggttgtgggagagggacaggaggTCACTTACCCCATTCCTCTTCCCCCATTCCTCTTCCTCGGGTGGCTTCTAATCaagatgcaaagcaaaaccatCCCGTTTGGAATTGTTAGGCTGGCGGCACTTTCTGTGCCCTTCAGAGGGGGACTGAGTTTTCAGGAGCAGGATCCAGGATGTTGGCTGTGAATGAGCTGGCTCTGGGTTTCTTGGCTGGTTTGGTTTGGTTAACAGGCTACCTCTTCCcagggcgtgtgggtggctcattcggatcagcgtccgactttggctcaggtcatgatctcacagactgtgagttcgagccctgtgtcgggctctgtgctgacagctcggggcctggagcctgcttcagatttcgtgtctccctctgtctttgcctctcccccactcacattctatctctctctcaaaagtaaacattaaaggggtgcctgggtggctcagtcggctaagtgtcctacttcggctcaggtcacgatctcactgtccgtgggttcgagccccgcgtcgggctctgtgctgacggctcagagcctggagcctgtttcagattctgtgtctccctctctctgacccacccccgttcatgctctgtctctctctgtctcaaaaataaataaacgttaaaaaaaaaaaaaaaaaaagactaactcTTCCCTTTGCATTTCAGGTATTTGAAGCAGAGCAGTTCGGATGCCCACAGCGTGCCCAGAGGATGAACACGGCCTTTACGCCATTCCTGCACCAAAGGAATGGTAATGCCGCTCGTTCGCTGACCTCCTTGACAAGCGATGACAACTTGTGGGCGTGCCTGCACACCTCCTTTGCTTGGTAAGGAGATTTTCAGGTCTTTTAGCACCAGTTAGAATGGGTACAGTCACGGGTACAGTCATGGGTACAGTCACATAACCCATATAGTGGTTGGGTTATGCATGAATCTGGGGAGAAAGGTTGTTGGATGAGTTCCCCTCAGTGCCTCTCTGCTGTGTACTTGTTGGCAGGCACCGACCTGGGCTACAgtcctcctttccctccaggcATCTTCCCCTGAGCGTGTGGAAGATTTACTTAGGTGGCACTCACTTCCCTGTGGTCTGttggtttattatttaaaaaaaatttctttttcagtgtttatttttgagagacaaagagtgagcgggggaggggcagagagggagacacagaatctgatgcaggctccaggctccaagctgtcagcacagagcccaacatgggactcaaacccacgaaccgtgggatcatgacctaagctgaagtcggatgcttaatcgactgagcccaggtgcccctatttatttagttttttaattaatgtttaagagagagagagagagagcatgagcaggggaggggcagagacagagaatgtcaagcagactccacactatcagtgcagagccctgctcagggctcaaactcatgaacctcgagatcatgacctgagccaaaaccaagagttggatgcttaactggctgaaccacccagacgcccctccccGTGATATGTTTAAAATGATGCTCCCATACCAAGAGCAGTGATCACCTCCCTTTTTTGTCTACAACAATAAACGTTTCTCTCACACagctctgtgggtcaggaattcggGAGTGGCTTAGCtgagtggttctggctcaggttcTCAGGAGTTTATCGGTTGGGTCTGCAGTCATCTGGCAAGCTGTTGGTGCTGTGGGCATGGTCACGTCAAGCACCTGTTGTTTGTGAGGAGTGTGCCATTCGCTAACACCTGCCAAGTCAGGAGGAAAGGATTGCCTTTGAAAACTACCATAGTCTGGCCTCTGGCCTCAGATCGCTTCTGTTCCTTCCATTGCAAGATGTTCTCGCGAAAACTCCCAAACTCTTGTTCTTGTGCAGCAGCGGCCCCAGGTGTGGGGGCTCGTCGTCGAAATCAGGCCCAGGTACAGATGAGGCACCTAGAACGAAGATCTTTGAGGGTGGCCCCTGAGGACCTGTGACGTCAAGAGAAAgtatctgtctcccccacccaaTGTACAGTCATTTAGGGAGGTTTTCAGACAGAcccaaaatagaataaatagtcTAATGAACTGCACACCCTCATCATCCAGCTGTAGTAGTTACAacattttactgctttttctgtctcctcacttTTTTCcggagtgttttcttttttttttttttaattgtttttcttttaacgtttatttgtttttgagacagggagagacagagcatgaaggggggagggtcagagagagggagacacagaatctgaaacaggctccaggctctgagctgtcagcacagagcctgacgcggggctcgaactcacggaccgcgagatcatgacctgagccgaagtcggatgcttaactgactgaaccacccaggcgcccccggagtTTTTTCTTAAAGCACGTTTTAGTTGTATCATTTCAAACATAGAGCCATTATCGAACAAAACTGACAAATTCCTTCGTATCATCCAGCCCAATCCATGTTCAGTTTTCCTGTTTTGCCTCAGAACTGACCGTTGAAGTGGGGTCGGGTCACCCCTCCACTTGCACattgttctctgtgccttttgttGGAGGACCTGGGTCACTTGTCCTGCAGAATTCTTGTTTTGGATTTGGCTCAATGTAACTGCAATGTGATCTTTTATAAACTAGTAGCCAGATCAAAAGGCTTGTCTGGCTTCAGGTTCCGTTTTTCTTCTGGCAAGAACCCTTCACAGATGGTGCTTTGTTCTCCAGGCTCCTGAAAGCGTGCGGCAGCCGGCTGACTGAGAAGCTCCTGGAGGGCGCCCCCACGGAGGACACCTTGGTCCAGATGGAGAAGCTTGCGGGTGAGCCGGGAGAGCCCGTGCTGGAGGCCTTGCCTGTGGTGGCTGGCGGGGGCCGCGTCACAGCCTCCAGGCCCTCCTCCGTCCTCACGAAGGGGACCCAAGGATGGGAAACCGGGGGGAGCGTCTGCAAGGGCTTGCCCTTTGTTCTTGGGTGTTTTTATCGTgatttcctgtctcctttttgACAGTCCTGTGAAAGAATCTACTGCTCTGGGCAGGTTGGGAAAATCTGCTAGTTGGGGTTGTTGGAGGGTGGAGAGGACGGATCGATTAAAGGTTTTCTTGTCCCTGTTTTACAATATCCAGGTGCTTGGTCTCTCTAGACAGTCTCTCATTCTTTGTTctttaatgataaaatgttaCGCGTCAGCTGGACCCAAGGTTTCTGTCAAGGATGGTTCCCAAGCCTTTCCAATGTCTGGGCAGTCCTCCCCAAGTTCGTGACCAGATCTGGGGCTCAGGGTCCTGGGGGTTTTAAGtaactccccaggtgattctggtgtTCTGTGCACCAGCACAGGAACCTCTGGTCTCAATCCCGGCCGTGCTTTTCCCTCGGAGGTGATTTGATTCTTGGTGATCTAGGTCCACGGCCTCAGCTTCGGGGTTGGGTAAACCAGACTTGTGATGTATGTCGTGTGTGATGTGTTACCAGTAACACTTGACGTGCTTCAGGTTGCGTGTGATGGACCTTAATGAATCGGAGCCGGTTCTTCCTAGTCAGGTGACTTCGCACGCACTTCGATTCCGACATGCTTCTTTcctgagtgggagaagagggtAGAGTATCAGCGGGAGCAGGGCAAGCTCTGAAAAACAAAGCCGTTGCCGTCCGCCTTCGTGTCCTCGTGGATCAAGTCGGGCCCGGGACCATTTGCTACTCtgattagaaattagaaatttcgAGGCTGGTGAAGATGGCAAGGGTAGTCTGTTGGTGAGAGTATTTACACAGAGAGCCGAGCAAGTCCATCCGAGCTCGTAGGAAGGCTAGACATGCGGGCACGCAGGGCTCTCTGTCATGTCTTGGACTGTAGTTCAGCTCCGAGCACGCACTTGGATCTGGACGGAACTGGGGCcagatcctggctctgctcctGTCGTGTTCTGTGTGCACAGATCAGGCCTCTTCCCTGCAGGTCTCACTCGGAACACGGAATGAAGATGTCCTCATTTGTGACAGTTGTCACACAGATTAATGGAAATAACAagtatttctttatctgtaagatgAGAATAGCACTGACCTCGGGACACTTGGGAGGATGAAGAGGAATAGCGTGTGGCCACCCCCAGCATAACACCTGCCTGGGGAAGTGTTCAGTGAATGAGCTGTCAGCTTGCTCAGCGTTGCATTTTTCCATGACCGTGAGCAGCTCCTAGTCTTGCAGGTGCCTGCTTCCTAATGCAACGTGAGGCTTTGAGCTAACTAAATAAGCAAGCAGACCAACCCTCCCTGCTCACCCCGGGGCTCCGAGAACAAGACGTATGAAAGCTGGCCCAAACCAGAAATCAGGAGATGCCTTGTGCTAAAGTGGACACGACCCTTTTGCATCCAGGGAATGAAGGGATCCAGGGGCAGCATGTTCATAACTGTCTGTGTTGTCCGCCTTGCAGACTTAGAAGAGGAATCAGAAAGCTGGGACAACTCTGAGgctgaagaggaggagaaagcccCTGTCATGCCAGACGGTGCAGAAGGGCGGGAGCTGACCAAATGCCCAGCAGAGTCTTCCTTGCTCTCAGACTGTGGAAACTGGCAGCCCCGAAAGCTGTCTGTCTTTAAGTCCCTTCGGCACATGAGGCAGGTAGGCGACAGAGGAGCACACCCCCGCTCAGAAGCTCTAGAGAAGAGCCCAGCCCCCTCATCCAGCACGCTTTGTCCTTCAGGCCCGTCGTGTTCGAGACCTGGCAGGAGTGTCGGTTAGGAGTAACCAAAAAAATCCTTGATGGCTGGCTGAAGACGGCAGCGGCCGTCTGGGGTTTCTTAGCCACGGGATGTGTGCTCCCCTTTTAGTGATGATGTGCGTgtctgttttaaagaaatacctGCATGGTTGGCTTCTCACGGTTCTCTCATCTTGTCATTCTGGAACCTTTTAAAGGAAGCGAACATCACTATTGATTTGCCTGCAACCTAGACACTTTGTAAAGTAGAAATGATGGCCCTTCTTACAAGAAATTGGAAAGAACCCAGATGTCCAACCAAAGGAATTGCATCCAAATGATGGGATGTCATTAAACGCAAAGAAGAG from Panthera leo isolate Ple1 chromosome E1, P.leo_Ple1_pat1.1, whole genome shotgun sequence carries:
- the FLCN gene encoding folliculin isoform X1; the encoded protein is MNAIVALCHFCELHGPRTLFCTEVLHAPLPQGAGNGDSPGQGEQAEEEEGGIQMSSRIRAHSPAEGASAESSSPGPKKSDMCEGCRSLAAGHPGYISHDKETSIKYVSHQHPNHPQLFSIVRQACVRSLSCEVCPGREGPIFFGDEQHGFVFSHTFFIKDSLARGFQRWYSIIAIMMDRIYLINSWPFLLGKIRGIIDELQGKALKVFEAEQFGCPQRAQRMNTAFTPFLHQRNGNAARSLTSLTSDDNLWACLHTSFAWLLKACGSRLTEKLLEGAPTEDTLVQMEKLADLEEESESWDNSEAEEEEKAPVMPDGAEGRELTKCPAESSLLSDCGNWQPRKLSVFKSLRHMRQVLGAPSFRMLAWHVLMGNQVIWKSRDADLVQSAFEVLRTMLPVGCVRIIPYSDQYEEAYRCNFLGLSPHVQIPSHVLSSEFAVVVEAHTAPRSSLHPVGCEDDQSLSKYEFVVTSGSPVAADRVGPTILNKMEAALSNQNLSVGVVDQCLVCLKEEWMNKVKVLFKFTKVDSRPKEDTQKLLSILGASEEDNVKLLKFWMTGLSKTYKSHLMSTVRSPTASEPRN
- the FLCN gene encoding folliculin isoform X2 → MNAIVALCHFCELHGPRTLFCTEVLHAPLPQGAGNGDSPGQGEQAEEEEGGIQMSSRIRAHSPAEGASAESSSPGPKKSDMCEGCRSLAAGHPGYISHDKETSIKYVSHQHPNHPQLFSIVRQACVRSLSCEVCPGREGPIFFGDEQHGFVFSHTFFIKDSLARGFQRWYSIIAIMMDRIYLINSWPFLLGKIRGIIDELQGKALKVFEAEQFGCPQRAQRMNTAFTPFLHQRNGNAARSLTSLTSDDNLWACLHTSFAWLLKACGSRLTEKLLEGAPTEDTLVQMEKLADLEEESESWDNSEAEEEEKAPVMPDGAEGRELTKCPAESSLLSDCGNWQPRKLSVFKSLRHMRQVLGAPSFRMLAWHVLMGNQVIWKSRDADLVQSAFEVLRTMLPVGCVRIIPYSDQYEEAYRCNFLGLSPHVQIPSHVLSSEFAVVVEAHTAPRSSLHPVGCEDDQSLSKYEFVVTSGSPVAADRVGPTILNKMEAALSNQNLSVGVVDQCLVCLKEEWMKWTVGPKRTRRSSSVSLEHPRRTMSSCSSSG